In Flavobacterium sp. N1736, the following are encoded in one genomic region:
- a CDS encoding Fur family transcriptional regulator, whose protein sequence is MKTPRNTAAKTAVLEVFGKSKTALSHTEIQKQLNDICDRVTIYRILDRLVNDDIVHKIVNLDGTVKYAKCHHQAQRVHIHNHAHFSCENCHEVTCLESVKPSYIIPHNYKVNDINFTLSGLCPNCFNSNNKI, encoded by the coding sequence ATGAAAACACCACGCAATACCGCAGCAAAGACAGCCGTTTTAGAGGTTTTTGGTAAATCTAAAACAGCACTGTCACACACAGAAATTCAAAAACAATTAAACGATATATGTGATCGCGTTACGATTTACAGAATCTTAGATCGTTTGGTAAATGACGACATTGTTCATAAAATTGTCAATCTTGACGGAACAGTAAAGTATGCAAAATGTCATCATCAGGCACAAAGAGTACACATTCATAACCATGCACATTTTAGCTGTGAAAATTGTCATGAAGTTACTTGTCTGGAAAGTGTGAAGCCAAGTTATATCATTCCGCATAATTACAAAGTCAATGACATAAACTTCACCTTGTCAGGATTATGTCCGAATTGTTTCAATTCTAACAACAAGATTTAG
- a CDS encoding Nramp family divalent metal transporter, with protein sequence MTKSLEEVHQSVATEHKKTGFRKILAFLGPAYLVSVGYMDPGNWATDIAGGSQFGYSLLWVLLMSNLMALLLQSLSARLGIVTQRDLAQASRETYSKFINYILYFLAEIAIAACDLAEVLGMAIGINLLFGIPLIEGVLITVLDTFILLFLINKGIRKMEAFIIALVAIIGFSFIFEMIFAEPELDKVIYGLIPSIPSSAALYIAIGIIGATVMPHNLYLHSSLVQTRKFDRSPAGIKQALKYNFIDSTIALNLAFFVNAAILILAAATFYKNGMFQVAEIQDAHEFLEPLLGTKWAPILFAVALIAAGQSSTVTGTLAGQIVMEGYLNLRIQPWVRRIITRLIAIVPAVIVILIYGESVTGKLLILSQVILSLQLGFAIIPLIHFVSDKTKMKGFHISRITQIAAWIIALIIVTLNAKLVYDEISSWLENSNHPVFLWITVVPLAFGFLGLLLYIVVKPFIARIKSNIENHSPHHLKLEYTPREIYNKKNIAISVDFSKADEAALNNAFELGGIDAQYTLIHIVETVGALMYGGHVDDHETTVDEKLLLEYKDMLSQKGFRIKTELGFGKPNSVIPKIINEGNFDILVMGTHGHTGLKDILFGTTVDKLRHKISIPLLIVKK encoded by the coding sequence ATGACCAAATCTTTAGAAGAAGTTCACCAATCAGTTGCAACAGAACATAAAAAAACAGGATTTAGAAAAATATTAGCCTTTTTAGGTCCCGCCTATTTAGTAAGCGTAGGTTATATGGATCCCGGAAACTGGGCAACAGATATTGCCGGCGGTAGCCAATTTGGCTATTCATTGCTTTGGGTTTTGCTAATGAGTAACTTAATGGCTTTGTTGTTACAGAGTTTAAGTGCAAGACTGGGAATTGTAACACAGCGCGATTTGGCTCAGGCTTCGAGAGAAACCTATTCTAAATTTATCAACTATATTTTATACTTCCTTGCCGAAATTGCCATCGCCGCTTGTGATTTAGCCGAGGTTTTGGGAATGGCAATCGGGATAAACTTATTATTCGGCATTCCGCTTATCGAAGGTGTTTTAATTACCGTTCTGGATACATTCATCTTATTATTTCTGATTAATAAAGGCATCCGAAAAATGGAGGCGTTTATTATCGCTTTAGTTGCTATTATTGGTTTCTCCTTTATTTTTGAAATGATTTTTGCCGAGCCTGAACTGGATAAGGTGATTTATGGATTAATTCCATCGATTCCAAGTTCAGCCGCTTTATACATCGCTATCGGAATTATTGGTGCAACGGTAATGCCGCACAATTTGTACTTGCATTCTTCATTAGTACAAACCAGAAAATTCGACAGAAGTCCGGCCGGAATCAAACAAGCACTGAAATACAACTTCATCGATTCGACAATCGCCTTAAATCTGGCATTCTTTGTAAATGCTGCTATTTTAATTTTGGCCGCAGCCACATTCTACAAAAACGGAATGTTTCAAGTTGCCGAAATTCAGGATGCGCACGAATTTCTTGAGCCTTTGTTAGGAACTAAGTGGGCGCCAATATTATTTGCCGTTGCCTTAATCGCTGCCGGACAAAGTTCGACCGTTACCGGAACTTTAGCCGGACAAATCGTAATGGAAGGGTATTTGAATTTACGTATTCAGCCTTGGGTTCGCCGAATCATAACTCGTTTAATTGCCATTGTTCCTGCTGTTATTGTGATTTTAATTTATGGCGAAAGTGTAACCGGAAAACTTTTGATATTAAGTCAGGTTATTTTGAGTTTGCAATTGGGTTTTGCGATTATTCCGCTGATTCACTTTGTGAGCGACAAAACTAAAATGAAAGGTTTTCATATTTCCAGAATCACTCAAATTGCTGCCTGGATTATTGCTTTAATTATTGTTACACTAAATGCAAAATTGGTTTATGATGAAATTTCTTCGTGGCTTGAAAATTCCAATCATCCTGTTTTTCTTTGGATTACGGTTGTTCCGCTCGCTTTTGGATTTTTAGGTTTATTGCTTTATATCGTTGTAAAACCATTTATTGCCAGAATTAAATCGAATATCGAGAACCATTCACCTCATCATTTAAAATTAGAATACACGCCAAGGGAAATTTACAATAAGAAAAACATCGCTATTTCAGTCGATTTTTCTAAAGCCGATGAAGCTGCACTAAACAATGCGTTCGAACTTGGCGGAATCGACGCGCAATATACCTTAATTCACATTGTTGAAACTGTTGGCGCATTAATGTATGGCGGTCATGTTGACGATCACGAAACAACAGTTGACGAGAAATTATTATTAGAATATAAAGATATGCTTTCGCAGAAAGGTTTCAGAATCAAAACTGAACTTGGTTTTGGAAAACCTAACAGCGTGATTCCGAAGATAATCAATGAAGGAAATTTTGATATTTTAGTAATGGGAACTCACGGTCACACTGGCTTAAAAGATATTTTATTTGGTACTACGGTAGATAAATTGAGACATAAAATTTCGATACCTTTGTTGATTGTTAAAAAATAG